Part of the Nitrosopumilus piranensis genome is shown below.
CCACTAGGCAAAATCAAAATTTTCTCAGTTGTACCAAGTGATGAGTTCACAGGAATCTGGAAAGACCTGATTTAGGATTTTTGTGCTATTACGAAATCTACTTTGTAGTTTAGAGTAGCTCGTGGATTGAGTTTCAGATTCCAGGGGATAAAGGATGGTTTTTTTGTAGAACTCAAAACATTAAATCCCAAATCTGTCAAATTTATGCGCAAAAGAGATTCATTAATGGGATTTTTCACAGAATTTGGACCTCTATCAAAGTCGTATGGATCAGAGATTACAAAATGGCCTTTAGTGATCTGTTTTGATATTGATTTTAGCAAGACTCTTGGTTCAATTATTTCTAAAACGTTTAGAGCCAAAACTAAATCAAACTGTAATTTTCCAAACACAGGACAAAGTGAATCAGCTACAAAGTAATCCAAGTTTTCTTTGAAATGTTTTTTTGCAATGTCTAATGCACTAAAGGAACGATCCAAACCAAATACCATCTCATTGGAATCAGCCAAATGATTAGTAGTTATTCCAATAGAGCAACCATGCTCCAAGACAAGTTTTGATGAAGGTAAAGCATCTAGATTTTTCTTTACTTCAAAATAAAATTTGGAGTTTTTGCTGTTTTGGTAAATTTTAGACCATTTCTCTTCAAGGTTGCTCCTGTCATTTTCTTTTTTACTCAAAGAAGATTTTACAAAACTCTTGAGTTTTGGGGAGCAAACAAGATTGTACAGTTTTCCTCCCAAGATTCGTCGTGAAGAAAGATAATTGGCAAAGTCATCCCACAAAATTGGAATTTTGTGTATTATAGGAAATTTCAATTTACATTTTTTGCATTCTAGCATTCCCTCAACAATTTCTTTTTCAGACAAAAAAACATCAAGTTCAAGCTTTGCTCCACATCGCACACATCTCAAAAATTCAAGACTTGATTGAAGCATATGAGAAATCAATTATTACAAACTATATTTCTTTGATCTAAAACCAAGATAATGTTAAATGTAGTAATCGACGATTTGATTTGAAAATGGGAGAGTTTGAAGAATTTGCAGAGGCACTTTTTGGGCAGTTATCAGTAGAGATTGATGAGGAAAAAGAGATTTCTGGGCTCGCAGTAAAGGCCAAAGAAGACTTGGCAGGCAAGGTGGAGTTTGAAGATATTGAGGAAATTGCAAATAGAGTAATTCCAGAATTTAAGACAAAGATCAAAGAGTTTCTTGGAGTAGATGTATCTGATAACATCAAACTAGAATTTCCAGAGCTTGAAGACCTAAAGAGACTCAAAGGAGAAAAAGTCTTTGCAGATAACGAATCAAAAGAGTTTGTAAGGGAATTATTTAATGCAGTAGCAAAAGAAGATCAAAAAAAGATTGCAGAACTAATGAAGCAAGACACGGCAAAATATTTAGTATATTCAACATATGCAATTCAATACATTTCTAAAATCACTACAACATATGGAGACTATCTTAATGACGTGATTTATCTCAATAAATTCATTCTATCAAGATATCCACAAATTATTTTACACAAACAAGGAGAGCCATACGAATCAAGATTTGAGAATGTAAACTCTGGGTACATGGGTGCAATAAAGATGGCAGTATTAGAAGAACTAATCCACTCCACACAAGAAAAGTTACATCAAATCAACAAAGAAGCTGCAATGCAGGTAAATAAGATTAATGAAGAGTTGGCAGGAATTATCCTAAAGATTGATACTCAAACTGTCAATATGCTTGCAGAATATTGCCAACTTCAAACAGTACCAGATGATTTCCCGTTTGCAAAAAGGGCAAACCTGTTTTTCTTTTTGAATCCAGACCATTTCCTAATTGAGCAGATTGGCCCTGACGTTATGACATTTACACATGTAGAGATGGATCCAAAAATAAAAGAAGCGATTCCACAGCTCTTAGATATTTACAAGAGATGGCTTGCACCAATCCAGCATCACCATGCAGTATTTACTGCAATGGAAGGCATGGCAGGATTTGCAATTGAAAATATCCTAAAAGATGACCAAGATTTCCAAAATTATCTTACAACATTCATGGGAACGGACATTTCATCATATCAGGTTAGAAAGAGCATGGGCAAGGACTTTACAAAGACAGTATATGAAAAATTAGGCTCAGATACGTTCAAAAAAATCATTGAAATTCCCCCAAACACCAGAGAACTCAAGGATCCCCAACTATACCTTGACAAGTTGAGCCAGTAACAATTGCAAGAAGACTTTGATCCATTTGTTGCAGAATGGTATGCATTTGTAAAAAATCCAAACTTTAACCTAGTTGAAAAGTGCCTCAAATTTGCACAGATTCTAGAATATCCAGATTTAGAGATTGAAAAGTATATTGAAAAGATCAACAAGATGGGAATGTCTCTAAAAGAGTCAGTAAGTGATGTAAAAAATCCAACATATCTGATTTCTATGTTAAATGAGCATCTCTTTGAGAATCTAGGATATAGTGGAGATGATGATGATTACTATAATCCAAAGAATAATTTTCTAAACGAAGTACTAGATAAAAAGACAGGTCTTCCAATCACTATTTCCATTCTTTATGCAGAAGTTGCAAAGTTTATTGGATTGGATCTAAAAATTGTAGGATTTCCCAGCCATATCTTGGTAAAATATAATGAAGAGATGATACTAGATCCATTTTATGATGGTCGATTACTAGACATTGATGACTTGCAAGAGATTCTTGACACAAATTTTGGAGGAGAGGTAGAATTTAAACCAGAATTCCTAGATGAGATTAGGCCTGAACAAATTCTAGTAAGACTAACACGAAATTTGAAGAACTCCTATGTTCAGTCTTTTGTTTATGACAAAGCACTACGTTGTGTTAACATGGTCTTGGCAATAGAACCAGAATCTCCTGAAGATATTAGAGATAAGGGAATATTAGAAGAACGACTACTAAATTATGAAAGCGCATTAAAATATTTGAATAAATATTTGGAGATTAATCCAAATGCCGAAGATGTAGATTTTATTTTAGAATTGATTAGAGGTATAAAGACAAAAAATTAATCAATAATAGAATCTATGTCTTGTCCTCTCTTAATCATTGAGATTTCATGACGAGCAATTTTATTTCTCAATGCTCTTTTGAGGATATCGACTTCACTTCTGAGTAATGCAATTTCATCTTCAAGTTTTGCAACTCTTTCATAGATGGTTTCAGCTTCTGAACTCATGATTATGTATCAAGAAAAAATTGTCTTAAAAAGTTATGGGTAAATATTTTGATGGGCAGGTAAGCTTTTTGCACTATAATTCAAATTCTTGGCGACATTTTTCACACTTTGCGCGCTCTTCACCAGGAGAACCAAGGATGAAAATCTTACCAATTGTTTTACAAACGGGACACATTCCAGTTGTTGCATTCTTAGGACCTGTGCGTATAATTTTTTGAGTTTTTCTTCGTCCCATAAGTAAACATCTTGAATCGGTCTATTAAGTTTTAACGGCGGATATGAGAGTACGCCTTGAATTTTTCACTATTAGAGGGCGATATTATGAATTAGGAATTAACAGGAAAGAATCAAGTTCCTTTTCCATCCCATACGACTCTTTGAGGGAATGGGATCTCTATGCCTTCAGCATCAAGGGCATTTTTGATTACTTTGAGTAAAGTGGGCATTACTTCTAGCAAATCATCACGTGGATGCCATACGCGAACTAAAATGTTGACACTATTATCTGCAAGTTCAGATACTGAGAAATGAGGGGCAGGTTCCATTAATGAATAAACAACATTTTTTTCAATTGCATTTTTGATAGTTTTGATTGCCTTGTCTATATCTTCACCATATCCAATTCCTACAGTTACCTCACTTCTACGAACTTCAGAAAGATCAAATGTTCTAAGATTAGATGTAAACATCTTTTCATTTGGAATACGTACAACTGTTCCATCAAATTGCTGAATTTTTGAAGAAAATGTGTTAATGTCAATTAACTTACCTGTAACATTATCTCCTACTACCTCAACAGTGTCTCCTTGTTTGACAGGTTTTTCAATTAGCAAGAATACCCCAGAAATCATATTGGAAACAACTGTTTGAGCTGCAAATCCAATTACAATTCCCATAAATCCTGCGCCAACTACCAATCCACCAATATCAAATCCTTGACTTGCAGTTGCAGCAAAAAGAAAGATTACAATTATTCCATAATAGATCAGTTTATTGAGGGTCTTTACAGAATGTGTGGACATGGTTGGTGCAAATTTCTTGTTGAAGATCATTCGAGCAATTCTTGCAACAATTACACCTGCAAATACTATGATTCCAATTACCAGCAGACTCCAAATGGTTAGTCCGTCAGTTAGTTGAGTGTCAAGAATTTCTAATACCATCTAAGAAAACCCCTTGTCCATTACAAATGTGCCAATATCTTGATTTTCAGAATATATCACATGTTGCAGATCTTTATCTTTTTTATCATAATCAACTTTTTTAATTTTAATTATCTCTTTGTTTGTGTCTTCTCGTATAGTTCCTTTGATGTCATCAATGTGAACCTCGGAATTATCTGAATAGTATATTGTATGTGAGGTAATTGGAAATACTAGCTTTCCAACAGAGACGCCATGGGAGAGATTATTTTTTAGCTCAACTCTCATTTTAGCATAAATATATGGAAAAGATTCATCCCCTTCTAACAATTTTACCTTAGAATACATACAGAGACTACCATTTTCGGGGGTACCATACAGTGCATATCTAGAATGCATAGGCTCACATGTAAAGCAGTCAAAAAGTTCCTTAGATTTATCCTCAGAATTTAGAATAAAAATCCCAATCTCAATTGGAAACTGAATCAAAAAGTTAGCAGTTGAATTCTTTTCTACAAATATTGATTCTTCTAATCTAAGAAAGATAAGATCATGTGTTTTCTTTGCTGGAAGATGTAGTGGTAATACTGGACATAGTTCTATTTCAGTTGAATCTGAAGGTGAAAGGGATTTTTTAATTTCATTATTTGTAGAGTCTATTCTATGATATGAGAGTCTTCCATCTTGTTTTCGTGAAAAGTGTATCTGTGTTTTTGGAAGTTCCAAGTCAAGCTTCTCTGAGATTACATATTTCCCATAATCTGAAAACTTGTCAGTCATATCCATGCAAAGTGAATGAAACCACTAATAAGGTATTCACAATGTGATTTTTATTTTATAATTTAGAAAATTTTCAAAGTACAGAATTCTTGACATCAACTCACAGATGTTAATGGCGCGGGGAGGGGGATTTGAACCCCCGTGTCCTTGCGGACATGGGATTAGCAATCCCACGCCCTACCAGGCTAGGCGATCCCCGCACAAAGATGGCTAGAATTAATCTGTAAATAAGTCAAACTTTGTATGAATTTTTTAAAACTCAAGTATTGTCTAGTTCGTCATGAAATTGGCTGTAATTGTTCACAATTTCATCAATTGGAACACGTTTTCCACCTACAATTTTTAGATCAACTTGGACCTTTTTGTCGGAAATTGTTAAAATGTTGTATGTGTTTTCAAATAATCCACGAACTCTCTCAGAGGTAGCAGTACCCGCATTTACAACAGTTAGTGTTCTAAAGTTCCAAGCCCATGGTCTGTGTTTATGGCCACATAATACAACATCAACTTTGGAATCAAGTACTGTTCTTAGTACATCACCGGCATCAACTACAGTAAGTTGATCAGAACCAGTATCAGGAATTGCAATTAGATGATGATGCATTGCAACAATCTTTATCTTATCTTTGTATTTTTTCATAGTTCTCTCAAGCCAAAGATTTTGTCTATATCCAACTTCCCCTTCGTTTCTGTCAGGTCTGGCAGTACCAACAGTTACCAAAACTACATCTTCACTTAATTCATTAACAGTTTGAAACGGAAAGAACTTTTTGAATAGCAGATAACCAGTGTTTCTGTAATCATGATTCCCACTAATTGCGATAATTTTTTTTGTGTTGAATTTATCTAATAGAGATTTACATTTTTCATATTCTTTCATCAATCCCTCGTTTGTCAAATCTCCAGTGATTACAATTACATCTGGATTGAGTTCATTAACTTCTTTGACTAGTATGTTGAATTTTTCTTCTAGGAATTGAGATCCCACATGCAGATCAGAGATTTGAACTATTATCATTAAAGACTGTTTTACAAAAATAGCTATTAAATCATCTCTATAGATAACATGTAGAAATCATTTTCAATCAAGGTAGAATTAAATAATAAACTCCTCAAAAACTTGCAGTTTTGAGTAAAAAAGCTGCAGTAATGAAAGGAGATGGTATTGGACCTGAAGTTGTAGATTCAATGCTAAGAGTTCTCAAGGAATGTAACTTTCAGTCAGAACTAGTTCTCTGTGAGGCAGGCTCAGAACAATGGGACAAAAACGGTAGAAAAGATGCATCATACATTCCAGATGCAACAATGAAGATTTTAGAAGAGTCAAACTGTTGTTTTAAGGGTCCTACTACTACAATTCCAGTTCCAGGTGCACCTAGAAGTGTTGCAGTTACATTAAGACAGAAATTTGATCTTTATGCAAACATCAGACCAACTAAAACTTATGATAGATTAACTCCAGATAGAAAGCTTAATTGCGTATGTTTTAGAGAAGCAACTGAAGGTCTCTATACAGGGGTAGAAGCAAAAATTACAGATGATGCAGCAATTGCAATTAGAAAAATTACAAGACATGGGAGTAGACGATTAATTGATTCAGCAGTAGATTGGGCAAACAAATTCAACATGAAAAAGATGGTTGCAATTACAAAAAGAAATATCCTAAAACAAACTGATGGGATTTTTTGGGATGAGGCACAAAAGGCAGTTGAGGGAACAGATATTGAATTGTCTGAAATTTACATTGATAATATGGCACAACAAATGGTAATTGCAACTGAGCAATTTGATGGTTCAGTACTGGTTAGTACCAATTTATTCATGGATATCATTTCAGAACTTGCATCAGCACTTGTAGGTTCAATTGGATTGATTTATTCTGCAAACATTGGAGATAATTATGCAATGTTTGAGGCAGCACATGGAAGTGCACCACAATTTGCAGGACAAAACAAAGTAAATCCAACTGCAACAGTTCTATCAGGAGCTTGGATGGCAGATTATCTAGGAGAGCGAGAAGTTAGAGACGCAATATTTGCTGCAACAGAACAAGTGATTAATGAAGGAAAGGCAGTAACATGGGATATTGGCGGTAATGCATCCACAACACAAATGACTGATGCAATTATCACATATGCAAAAGAAAAATTAAGAAAATAATTAGTTAATTGCTTCTACAAGAATTAGTTCCTCAAAGAAAAGTTTCTTTTTTGCTATAATTCGTGTCTTCAAACCTAGTTTTTGTGCGTAATCTATGAGTTTTTGATAGTTTGAAAGAGATGACGTAACAAAGACAAACTTGCCACCTTCTTTAAGATTTTTCAAGGCAGAATTAAAGATCTTTTTTGGAATCTCAAATCCTTCTGCGCCACCATCAGTAGCAACATCTAAAATTTCATCAGTTGCCAAATAAGGAAGATTACACACAATAAAATCAAATTTTATTTTTAATGCATCTGAGGCATTGCAGCAAATTAGATTATGTGTTTTGTATGAGCTTTGATGTTGTAATACATTACAATTAATATCAGTTCCAACAACTAAAGAAAAATTTTCAGTCAACAATTTTGTAAGATATCCCGAACCACTTCCAATGTCTAGCGCATATTCTCCTTTTTCATTTTCAATATTGTTTGCAATGAAAAAGGTATCCTCAGATGGAGGATATTCATCATTTGAGGATTTGTTTTGCAAGGTTTACTATTTCATCTCCTGTCAAGTCATCAACACGTTTCTCTATTACAGTTTCTTTGTTGAATTGCTTTAGAATATTTTTTACAGTCTTTCTTCGGTATGAAAAGATCTCATTAATTGTAGAAATTAGTTTCTTGTCCATATTATCTTTCTTTGTTATTTTTAGAATTACAGAATCAACTTTTGGAGGCGGTGAAAAATTATTCTTTCTGACATTAGATATTTTTTCAATATCAAATGCATAAGTTGCAATAATGCTTATTGCCCTTCTATTTTTTGACTTTGCAACAAGTTTTTCTGCAAATTCCTTTTGGACCATTATTATTCCATGAGAAAATGAGCATTGAGCCAACCACTCTATAGCATCCTTGCTCTTAGAGTATGGCAAATTTGAGACAAAAATAGAAAAAGAGTCCTTTGTCTTAAATCCATCTCCTGATTTTAACACAAGATTCTCAAAATCTGAAAATTCTATTCGTGCTTTTTTGATAAGATTTTGATCAGCATCAACTGAAATTATCTTTTTTGCTTTTTTGCACAATAATGGAGTAAGTATGCCCAATCCAGTTCCAATTTCTAAAACAATGTCATTTTTTGTAATTTTAGCCTCAGATACAATAGATTCTGCAATTTCCTTTGAGTTGAGAAAGTGTTGTCCGAGTAATTTTCTCTTTATCATCTCTTAACAAAGAGATTCATTCTACTTTCACCAGTTATTTCATCCATTATTCGCTCTGTGATGTGTTTAATTGGTTCTTTGAATCCAACTCGCTCTTGCAAATCTTCATAGCTCTCAAATTGTTTCTTTTCTCGTTCTTCTAACATTGTTTTCATGTATGTTTTGCCAATACCTGGAATCAATTCTAATGCATGTATTCTAGGAGTTAGAGGTTGTGCTTTGTTTAGGTATTCTACAAATTTTGATTCATTCTCAGTTACAATATTTTCCACAACATTTTGTAATTCACTTTGAGCAGATGAAGATATTTTATCATATTCCATTTTACCTAAAACAGATTGAACTTTGGTTCGCCCTTCTTTTCCGATATAGATTTTCTCACCAACTTCAAATGTAGAATTTGCTACTCCAAGAATTTCCAATATTGTTAGTCTATCCTCACCAATTCCAGTAATGATTATTCCTTCTCTTCCTCTTACAGTAGATGATTTTCCACGGGGGTTAAAATCTAGAACGTATGCATATTCCTCATACTTTCTAGGTGGGGATTGTGCCCTATACAAAATAAAATACTCCTAAGAAATTAAGAGTGCTCCTTGATTATATTGAGCATTTTTTCTAGAGTTTCAGCAAGAATTAATTTTTTCCAACCAAACGTGAAAGAACGTAATTCTGCCATACTTGTTGGTCTAATGTTGACAATTTCAACAGCTTCATCTTCTGTTAATTCACATTCCTTGATGAGTTTTTTCTTCATCTCTTTTGCATTTTTAGGATCAATTGATACAAATTTTGAAACATAATCATAGGTCCAACGTTGGATTTGATCCATATCTTCAGGATCGACTTTACCTAAGATTTCTTTAACTTCTGAAAGAGAAATAGCTTGTTTCTTTTGTACTTCTTCCATAATTATACACCGAATGGTTTTATGTGATCCAATCTAGTGATTAAGGTTTTCGATTTTTCTCCTAATTTTACATCTAGAGTGATAGCACGTCTACCTACATTTGTAATCATACCAACTTTTCCATGATATCGTCTGTGAGGTAATCCCTTGTGCTGTCTAGGATCAATAATGACAAGTGCTTGCTGACCTTCTTTGTATTCACGTAACAGGAATGAAACGCCTCTAGGAGACTTTTTCTTCATAACTGATCTAGATTTGTGTTTAAATCCATGTGAACGACCAGAAGA
Proteins encoded:
- a CDS encoding DUF655 domain-containing protein; this translates as MYRAQSPPRKYEEYAYVLDFNPRGKSSTVRGREGIIITGIGEDRLTILEILGVANSTFEVGEKIYIGKEGRTKVQSVLGKMEYDKISSSAQSELQNVVENIVTENESKFVEYLNKAQPLTPRIHALELIPGIGKTYMKTMLEEREKKQFESYEDLQERVGFKEPIKHITERIMDEITGESRMNLFVKR
- a CDS encoding metallophosphoesterase family protein, translating into MIIVQISDLHVGSQFLEEKFNILVKEVNELNPDVIVITGDLTNEGLMKEYEKCKSLLDKFNTKKIIAISGNHDYRNTGYLLFKKFFPFQTVNELSEDVVLVTVGTARPDRNEGEVGYRQNLWLERTMKKYKDKIKIVAMHHHLIAIPDTGSDQLTVVDAGDVLRTVLDSKVDVVLCGHKHRPWAWNFRTLTVVNAGTATSERVRGLFENTYNILTISDKKVQVDLKIVGGKRVPIDEIVNNYSQFHDELDNT
- a CDS encoding RNA polymerase Rpb4, coding for MEEVQKKQAISLSEVKEILGKVDPEDMDQIQRWTYDYVSKFVSIDPKNAKEMKKKLIKECELTEDEAVEIVNIRPTSMAELRSFTFGWKKLILAETLEKMLNIIKEHS
- a CDS encoding ribosomal RNA small subunit methyltransferase A, with the protein product MIKRKLLGQHFLNSKEIAESIVSEAKITKNDIVLEIGTGLGILTPLLCKKAKKIISVDADQNLIKKARIEFSDFENLVLKSGDGFKTKDSFSIFVSNLPYSKSKDAIEWLAQCSFSHGIIMVQKEFAEKLVAKSKNRRAISIIATYAFDIEKISNVRKNNFSPPPKVDSVILKITKKDNMDKKLISTINEIFSYRRKTVKNILKQFNKETVIEKRVDDLTGDEIVNLAKQILK
- a CDS encoding SirB1 family protein, translating into MQEDFDPFVAEWYAFVKNPNFNLVEKCLKFAQILEYPDLEIEKYIEKINKMGMSLKESVSDVKNPTYLISMLNEHLFENLGYSGDDDDYYNPKNNFLNEVLDKKTGLPITISILYAEVAKFIGLDLKIVGFPSHILVKYNEEMILDPFYDGRLLDIDDLQEILDTNFGGEVEFKPEFLDEIRPEQILVRLTRNLKNSYVQSFVYDKALRCVNMVLAIEPESPEDIRDKGILEERLLNYESALKYLNKYLEINPNAEDVDFILELIRGIKTKN
- a CDS encoding mechanosensitive ion channel family protein is translated as MVLEILDTQLTDGLTIWSLLVIGIIVFAGVIVARIARMIFNKKFAPTMSTHSVKTLNKLIYYGIIVIFLFAATASQGFDIGGLVVGAGFMGIVIGFAAQTVVSNMISGVFLLIEKPVKQGDTVEVVGDNVTGKLIDINTFSSKIQQFDGTVVRIPNEKMFTSNLRTFDLSEVRRSEVTVGIGYGEDIDKAIKTIKNAIEKNVVYSLMEPAPHFSVSELADNSVNILVRVWHPRDDLLEVMPTLLKVIKNALDAEGIEIPFPQRVVWDGKGT
- a CDS encoding DUF432 domain-containing protein → MTDKFSDYGKYVISEKLDLELPKTQIHFSRKQDGRLSYHRIDSTNNEIKKSLSPSDSTEIELCPVLPLHLPAKKTHDLIFLRLEESIFVEKNSTANFLIQFPIEIGIFILNSEDKSKELFDCFTCEPMHSRYALYGTPENGSLCMYSKVKLLEGDESFPYIYAKMRVELKNNLSHGVSVGKLVFPITSHTIYYSDNSEVHIDDIKGTIREDTNKEIIKIKKVDYDKKDKDLQHVIYSENQDIGTFVMDKGFS
- a CDS encoding HemK2/MTQ2 family protein methyltransferase, yielding MQNKSSNDEYPPSEDTFFIANNIENEKGEYALDIGSGSGYLTKLLTENFSLVVGTDINCNVLQHQSSYKTHNLICCNASDALKIKFDFIVCNLPYLATDEILDVATDGGAEGFEIPKKIFNSALKNLKEGGKFVFVTSSLSNYQKLIDYAQKLGLKTRIIAKKKLFFEELILVEAIN
- a CDS encoding methyltransferase domain-containing protein translates to MLQSSLEFLRCVRCGAKLELDVFLSEKEIVEGMLECKKCKLKFPIIHKIPILWDDFANYLSSRRILGGKLYNLVCSPKLKSFVKSSLSKKENDRSNLEEKWSKIYQNSKNSKFYFEVKKNLDALPSSKLVLEHGCSIGITTNHLADSNEMVFGLDRSFSALDIAKKHFKENLDYFVADSLCPVFGKLQFDLVLALNVLEIIEPRVLLKSISKQITKGHFVISDPYDFDRGPNSVKNPINESLLRINLTDLGFNVLSSTKKPSFIPWNLKLNPRATLNYKVDFVIAQKS
- a CDS encoding isocitrate/isopropylmalate dehydrogenase family protein, producing the protein MSKKAAVMKGDGIGPEVVDSMLRVLKECNFQSELVLCEAGSEQWDKNGRKDASYIPDATMKILEESNCCFKGPTTTIPVPGAPRSVAVTLRQKFDLYANIRPTKTYDRLTPDRKLNCVCFREATEGLYTGVEAKITDDAAIAIRKITRHGSRRLIDSAVDWANKFNMKKMVAITKRNILKQTDGIFWDEAQKAVEGTDIELSEIYIDNMAQQMVIATEQFDGSVLVSTNLFMDIISELASALVGSIGLIYSANIGDNYAMFEAAHGSAPQFAGQNKVNPTATVLSGAWMADYLGEREVRDAIFAATEQVINEGKAVTWDIGGNASTTQMTDAIITYAKEKLRK
- a CDS encoding 50S ribosomal protein L21, whose product is MATKKSSGRSHGFKHKSRSVMKKKSPRGVSFLLREYKEGQQALVIIDPRQHKGLPHRRYHGKVGMITNVGRRAITLDVKLGEKSKTLITRLDHIKPFGV